In Desulfosalsimonas propionicica, the following are encoded in one genomic region:
- a CDS encoding DUF3786 domain-containing protein, whose protein sequence is MALSVIDLCRDVLPQTNCGDCGYRSCMALAGMVVSEKLSLENCPHLDAETIQRCSRELAAQYSQGKWLKRDMAEDALFWARQGSAAIDIEDLPERIGGKIVERAGQKVLELPYFNDVVHIARQGISKNDGSEITRNEQVFLYIHMARGGSAKPSGNWKSLKEFPNTVSKVVSMKAHVEAPLKEKFSGNPAGLAKRARKIGGIDQTGDYGTADLAFLFQVLPRVPVMLVFWDAEPEDGFEAEVRLLFDQTITGHLDIESIMFLSERLKDLLC, encoded by the coding sequence ATGGCCCTTTCAGTCATTGATTTGTGCCGGGATGTACTGCCGCAGACAAACTGCGGGGACTGCGGGTATCGTTCCTGCATGGCGCTTGCGGGCATGGTGGTTTCTGAAAAATTATCCCTGGAAAACTGTCCCCATCTGGATGCTGAAACCATCCAGCGGTGCAGCCGGGAGCTGGCGGCGCAATACAGCCAGGGCAAGTGGCTGAAACGGGACATGGCCGAAGATGCCCTTTTCTGGGCACGCCAGGGGTCTGCTGCCATCGATATTGAAGATCTGCCCGAAAGAATCGGCGGAAAAATCGTGGAAAGGGCAGGGCAAAAAGTCCTGGAGCTGCCGTATTTTAATGATGTGGTGCATATTGCCCGGCAAGGGATCAGCAAAAACGACGGATCTGAAATCACCCGCAATGAACAGGTGTTTCTTTATATCCATATGGCCCGGGGCGGCAGTGCCAAGCCCTCTGGAAACTGGAAAAGTCTTAAGGAATTTCCAAATACCGTGTCCAAGGTGGTTTCAATGAAGGCGCATGTGGAGGCGCCGTTAAAGGAAAAATTTTCCGGAAACCCGGCCGGGCTTGCCAAACGGGCCCGGAAAATCGGAGGTATTGACCAGACCGGGGATTACGGCACAGCAGACCTGGCGTTTTTATTCCAGGTGCTGCCGCGGGTGCCGGTCATGCTTGTTTTCTGGGATGCCGAGCCGGAAGACGGATTTGAGGCCGAAGTCCGGCTGCTTTTTGATCAGACCATCACCGGGCACCTGGACATTGAGTCAATCATGTTTTTAAGCGAGCGGTTAAAAGATCTGCTTTGCTAA